The proteins below come from a single Kryptolebias marmoratus isolate JLee-2015 linkage group LG12, ASM164957v2, whole genome shotgun sequence genomic window:
- the hs3st3b1a gene encoding heparan sulfate glucosamine 3-O-sulfotransferase 3B1a codes for MEYSPILHSFHVVPSSYVKNKLLVFCVMLSLWVYMIYCCVGYCSTVPNLTYGSARGHEADAAADSQGSSQGASRDLLNNESDLDSRGDEWDEVRGEARALDDNNVITSSLLNETESKKLPRAIIIGVKKGGTRALLEFLRLHPDIRAVGAEPHFFDRNYDKGLEWYRDLMPKSSEGQLTMEKTPSYFVTREVPARIYTMSKETKLIVVVRNPVTRAISDYTQTRSKKLDIPSFESLTFKNMSAGLIDTTWSAVQIGLYAKHLERWLQFFPMEQMLFVSGERLITDPAGEMARVQDFLGLRRVVTEKYFHFNPAKGFPCLKRPEGNSKPHCLGKTKGRTHPNIDPEVVQRLRDFYKPFNRKFYKMTGQDFGWD; via the exons ATGGAATATAGTCCGATTCTGCACAGTTTCCATGTTGTGCCATCATCCTACGTGAAGAACAAACTCCTCGTGTTCTGCGTCATGCTGTCCCTGTGGGTCTACATGATTTACTGCTGCGTCGGCTACTGCTCAACGGTACCGAACCTGACGTACGGTTCGGCGAGGGGCCACGAAGCCGACGCTGCGGCTGACAGCCAGGGCTCCTCTCAGGGCGCTTCCAGGGACTTGCTGAATAATGAGAGCGATTTGGACAGCAGAGGAGACGAGTGGGATGAAGTCCGAGGCGAGGCGAGGGCGCTGGATGATAATAATGTCATCACGTCAAGCCTCCTCAATGAGACGGAAAGTAAAAAGTTGCCGCGGGCGATCATCATCGGGGTGAAGAAGGGAGGGACCCGCGCGCTGCTGGAGTTCCTGCGCCTGCATCCGGACATCAGGGCGGTGGGAGCCGAGCCGCACTTCTTCGACCGCAACTACGACAAGGGGCTGGAGTGGTACAG GGACTTGATGCCCAAGTCATCAGAAGGTCAACTGACGATGGAAAAAACTCCCAGCTACTTTGTCACAAGGGAAGTCCCTGCTCGGATCTACACCATGTctaaagaaactaaactgattGTTGTTGTCCGGAATCCTGTCACAAGGGCCATCTCGGACTACACCCAGACACGCTCCAAGAAGCTGGACATCCCCTCCTTTGAGAGcctcacttttaaaaacatgtcagcagGTCTGATTGACACCACGTGGAGCGCCGTTCAAATTGGCCTGTATGCCAAGCACCTTGAGCGTTGGCTCCAGTTCTTCCCCATGGAGCAGATGCTGTTTGTTAGTGGGGAGCGTCTCATTACCGACCCTGCGGGTGAGATGGCTCGTGTCCAGGACTTTCTCGGACTCAGGAGGGTCGTCACGGAGAAGTATTTCCACTTTAACCCAGCAAAAGGCTTCCCCTGCCTTAAGAGACCCGAGGGAAACAGCAAGCCGCACTGCTTGGGGAAAACCAAAGGCAGGACTCATCCTAATATTGACCCAGAGGTGGTGCAGAGACTAAGAGACTTCTATAAACCCTTTAATAGGAAGTTTTACAAGATGACAGGTCAAGACTTTGGCTGGGATTAA